A window from Bufo bufo chromosome 1, aBufBuf1.1, whole genome shotgun sequence encodes these proteins:
- the LOC120986778 gene encoding cornifelin homolog produces MSYPVSAQPQAMQGYSTSTSQWNSDVMDCCEDMGICLCGAFVPCILACRVASDFGECCCLPFLPGTLLAMRTGVRERYHIPGTICNDCVCLTFCGQCTLCQLARELKQRT; encoded by the exons ATGTCGTATCCAGTGAGCGCTCAGCCCCAGGCCATGCAGGGATACAGCACCAGCACCAGCCAGTGGAACTCCGACGTCATGGACTGCTGCGAGGACATGGGAATCT GTCTTTGTGGAGCATTTGTCCCCTGTATTCTGGCGTGTAGGGTGGCTTCAGACTTCGGAGAGTGCTGCTGTCTACCATTCCTGCCGGGGACTTTGCTCGCCATGAGGACCGGCGTCAGGGAACGATATCACATCCCG GGAACTATCTGCAATGACTGCGTGTGCCTGACGTTCTGTGGACAGTGCACGCTCTGTCAGTTGGCCCGTGAGCTGAAACAAAGGACCTGA